One segment of Nostoc piscinale CENA21 DNA contains the following:
- a CDS encoding glycosyltransferase, producing MDNLLYVWQSLANSFPDWHLIIAGADLIGYQAELQLLVERFNLRQQVTFTGMLSGQLKYSALTNADLFVLPTHSENFGIAIAESLAYGVPVVTTKGAPWQELETHNCGWWIEDNQQALAIALTEAMKLSAVERQKMGDRGRNLVQTKYSWNSVAKQMADFYYWILGGGEPPNCVHLYQF from the coding sequence TTGGATAACTTACTATACGTGTGGCAATCTTTAGCTAATTCCTTTCCAGATTGGCATCTAATTATTGCAGGTGCAGACTTAATTGGCTATCAGGCAGAGTTACAACTGTTAGTTGAAAGGTTCAATTTGAGGCAACAGGTAACTTTTACTGGTATGCTTTCTGGGCAATTGAAATATTCTGCCCTGACTAATGCTGATTTATTTGTATTGCCTACTCACTCAGAAAATTTTGGCATTGCGATCGCCGAATCTTTAGCTTACGGTGTGCCTGTTGTGACAACTAAGGGCGCACCTTGGCAGGAATTAGAAACCCATAACTGTGGTTGGTGGATAGAAGATAACCAGCAAGCATTAGCGATCGCCTTAACTGAAGCAATGAAACTGTCTGCTGTGGAGAGACAAAAAATGGGTGATAGAGGCAGAAATTTAGTACAAACTAAATACTCTTGGAACTCAGTAGCCAAGCAGATGGCTGATTTTTATTACTGGATTCTCGGTGGTGGTGAACCGCCTAATTGTGTTCATCTTTATCAGTTTTAG
- a CDS encoding CO2 hydration protein, translating into MVQTPEKSVNTKLPPSCHEFAEVIHRLEAGGSMLPDTPENLMQIIGIYKAYAVPMDFYWRDLLYIAEQVFLEPFAFFKYFLPKEYLDLHNHYAGDTADLRIWRGEATAHPELLAFMEKGETLKMPNLLHHLFHDRINMEFAEACMRAMLWHRHMYAPVNQFDAYLDSEEYKANADRAIKAYFQGNPVMLGLYKLFPDMFLEQCRQMSYYSNLGLFWEVMAPVFFEMSDIYDEGGFKGVPDAMNFLVNGIFAIAGRPIYHHVYIRGECYEIIPKSKGFTWLYEAALPYVEAVFYRTAPFRGTKSYNAQAGQVPDDQKDFHYGILYADVFPVGTAGIPPTLLMQDMLHFLPQYLVDYYKQHCRGEDDMLIQLGISFQRSMYNVTSAVIQALRTALLYPLDDPNPKHLQANREFFEQQLNRFTRADYNMRDAARLRNIQTPDYR; encoded by the coding sequence ATGGTACAGACTCCTGAAAAATCTGTGAATACTAAATTACCGCCTTCTTGCCATGAATTTGCCGAAGTAATTCATCGTTTAGAAGCAGGTGGTTCAATGCTACCAGACACGCCAGAAAATTTGATGCAAATTATCGGTATTTATAAGGCTTATGCTGTACCGATGGATTTTTACTGGCGTGACTTATTATATATAGCTGAACAAGTATTTTTAGAGCCATTTGCATTTTTTAAATACTTCTTACCAAAAGAGTATTTAGACCTTCATAATCATTACGCTGGCGATACTGCTGATTTAAGAATTTGGCGCGGTGAAGCAACAGCCCACCCTGAACTTTTGGCATTTATGGAAAAGGGTGAAACCTTGAAAATGCCAAATTTATTGCATCACTTATTCCACGATCGCATCAATATGGAATTTGCGGAAGCTTGTATGCGGGCAATGCTTTGGCATAGACACATGTATGCGCCAGTCAATCAATTTGATGCTTATCTCGATTCCGAAGAATACAAAGCCAACGCCGACAGGGCAATTAAAGCCTACTTCCAAGGCAACCCTGTAATGCTGGGACTGTACAAACTGTTTCCTGATATGTTTTTGGAACAGTGCCGCCAAATGTCCTACTACTCTAACCTCGGCTTATTCTGGGAAGTCATGGCCCCAGTGTTCTTTGAAATGTCCGACATTTACGACGAAGGCGGGTTTAAAGGCGTACCTGATGCAATGAACTTTTTGGTGAATGGCATATTTGCGATCGCCGGTCGTCCGATTTACCATCATGTTTATATCCGTGGCGAATGCTACGAAATCATCCCCAAATCAAAAGGCTTCACTTGGTTGTATGAAGCAGCATTACCCTACGTTGAAGCTGTATTCTACCGCACCGCCCCCTTTAGAGGCACAAAATCTTACAACGCCCAAGCAGGACAAGTCCCTGATGACCAAAAAGATTTCCACTACGGCATTCTCTACGCCGATGTCTTTCCTGTAGGTACTGCTGGTATTCCACCCACATTATTAATGCAAGATATGTTGCACTTCTTACCACAATATCTTGTTGATTATTACAAACAACATTGCCGTGGTGAAGACGATATGTTGATTCAGTTGGGTATTAGTTTCCAACGCTCAATGTATAACGTGACTTCTGCCGTAATTCAAGCTTTACGCACTGCACTTTTATATCCCTTAGATGACCCTAATCCTAAACATTTGCAAGCCAATCGTGAGTTTTTTGAACAGCAATTAAATCGCTTTACTCGTGCTGATTATAATATGCGCGATGCAGCCCGTCTGCGGAATATTCAAACCCCAGATTATCGTTAG
- a CDS encoding glycosyltransferase family 4 protein gives MIITIATGPWFPLPAIQGGAHHRLWQGLAEEFAAAGHDVTILCRSYPGQPPTETINGVQYIRRGGFPQSTNIWLDLLKDLVYALLTFPTLPKSNILVINDFWLPVFAPLRFGVGKIVISVGRFPKGQYRLYAYAHRFIVLSKALYEGIAKQYPDAIPRIKIIPNPVDTHIFSPPTLPRQDTGEKVILYVGRIHPEKGIHLLLEAFSIISQQISQVRLRIIGPIKSSQGGGGEKYFNQLQLQSKSLKVEFLNPIFDTKKIGRYISRCRFVLLSFISRKRRSISNRTS, from the coding sequence ATGATTATTACTATTGCTACAGGGCCTTGGTTTCCCCTTCCTGCCATACAAGGAGGGGCGCATCATCGTCTCTGGCAAGGTTTAGCAGAAGAATTTGCTGCCGCAGGCCATGATGTAACTATTCTATGTCGTTCCTATCCAGGGCAACCTCCAACAGAAACAATCAATGGTGTGCAATACATACGTCGGGGTGGATTTCCCCAAAGTACAAATATCTGGCTTGACCTGTTGAAAGATTTAGTTTATGCTCTTCTGACTTTTCCCACATTACCAAAATCAAACATATTAGTCATCAACGATTTTTGGTTGCCTGTATTTGCTCCTCTGCGGTTTGGTGTTGGCAAAATTGTTATTAGTGTTGGTCGATTTCCTAAAGGACAGTACCGTTTATATGCTTATGCACATCGCTTTATCGTACTATCAAAAGCACTTTATGAAGGTATTGCCAAACAATATCCTGATGCTATTCCTCGCATAAAAATTATTCCTAATCCTGTTGACACACACATATTTTCTCCACCTACTCTACCAAGACAAGACACAGGAGAGAAAGTAATATTATATGTGGGTAGAATTCATCCAGAAAAAGGAATTCATTTACTATTAGAGGCATTTTCGATTATATCACAGCAAATATCTCAAGTCAGACTCAGGATTATTGGCCCTATAAAAAGTAGTCAAGGTGGTGGTGGGGAAAAATATTTTAATCAATTGCAACTACAATCAAAATCTCTGAAAGTAGAATTTTTAAACCCAATTTTTGATACAAAAAAAATTGGCAGATATATATCGAGATGCAGATTTGTTTTGCTATCCTTCATTAGCAGAAAAAGGAGAAGCATTTCCAATCGCACCTCTTGA
- a CDS encoding cyanoexosortase A system-associated protein: MFWKENRIQFLAFIFSVGILVAGKSIFFPPSKEQTHTFAFPEEVPLAQWQTSFATPIKSLTKTQQNPDLLAKKHYRYVKNDLSLDIEMRYLQNFYYADIGAYIQRNLGIKYSTLVRQQEGIGYYGLGIDKQKAYLSSCINPRGGSTFTHAQFRENRISQDISLNRLIPILLGQEALLDKRCLWVYLSIPLEKSSPEEAYQTLEKAWFSWYQWWQPRFPKP; encoded by the coding sequence ATGTTTTGGAAAGAAAACCGCATTCAATTTTTAGCTTTCATCTTCAGTGTAGGGATATTAGTTGCGGGAAAATCAATTTTCTTCCCTCCAAGTAAAGAACAAACTCATACATTTGCCTTTCCTGAAGAAGTACCTTTAGCGCAATGGCAAACTAGTTTTGCTACGCCAATAAAATCTTTAACGAAAACTCAGCAAAACCCAGATTTATTAGCTAAAAAACATTATAGATACGTTAAAAATGATTTATCATTGGATATTGAGATGCGTTATTTACAAAATTTCTATTATGCAGATATTGGTGCATACATTCAACGCAATCTTGGTATAAAATATTCTACCTTAGTGCGTCAGCAAGAAGGAATTGGATACTACGGACTAGGGATAGATAAACAAAAAGCTTATCTTAGTAGTTGTATTAATCCACGAGGGGGTAGCACCTTCACTCACGCGCAGTTTAGAGAAAATCGCATTTCTCAAGATATCAGTTTGAATCGTTTAATACCAATCTTACTAGGACAAGAAGCCCTTTTAGACAAACGCTGTTTATGGGTATATTTATCAATTCCTTTAGAAAAGTCTTCCCCTGAAGAAGCCTACCAAACACTAGAAAAAGCTTGGTTTTCTTGGTATCAGTGGTGGCAACCTCGATTTCCTAAACCTTGA
- a CDS encoding glycosyltransferase family 4 protein: MGGGSLETDLKATAAKHANIYFAPFQNQTLMPRTYAIADLFVLPSYGTSETWGLAINEGMCLSCPVIVSSHVGCAQDLIYPQRNGLVFPAGDVSALAASLQEAFSDRQRLQQWGEESQKIVSQYSYTQASQGLKQALDYVISSITPSESQVKLVI, encoded by the coding sequence ATTGGTGGAGGTTCTTTAGAAACAGACTTAAAAGCAACCGCCGCAAAACACGCAAATATCTACTTTGCGCCTTTTCAAAATCAAACTTTGATGCCTCGTACTTATGCAATTGCTGATTTATTCGTGTTACCTAGTTACGGTACTTCAGAAACTTGGGGACTAGCGATTAATGAAGGAATGTGCTTGTCTTGCCCAGTAATTGTCAGCAGTCATGTAGGTTGCGCTCAAGATTTGATTTATCCGCAACGCAATGGGCTTGTGTTTCCAGCTGGTGATGTGTCAGCTTTAGCTGCTAGTCTGCAAGAAGCATTTTCTGATCGTCAGCGTTTGCAACAATGGGGCGAGGAAAGTCAAAAAATTGTTTCTCAGTACAGTTATACTCAGGCAAGTCAGGGTTTAAAACAAGCATTAGACTATGTAATTTCATCTATCACGCCAAGTGAAAGTCAGGTAAAGCTAGTTATTTAA
- the crtA gene encoding cyanoexosortase A, whose protein sequence is MQNRLSISIKNVEIWLIGIGGTLIAINLNLVSRVNHPTNFYVYILFLTTLYLLLKEKRHQLNLESSILSSITGTLLIGLVFVYSFFQINIGFLFLFPPLLSGFGTALLASGYRGLKQYKRELWLLGFLTIRNFMIMNKLDLTIVTAKFSTVILWYTGFKVNRSGVMIHLPTGSVEVYSACSGIDLIIDLLSLAVLFIYLFNLSWQQKIMIPIVAACLGFVVNGFRVALMAILVAQGDKEAFEYWHLGDGSLIFSIVASLFLCCFCWFLLSRNENESKNSINYSK, encoded by the coding sequence ATGCAAAACAGGTTATCAATCTCAATAAAAAATGTTGAAATATGGTTAATAGGAATTGGTGGAACCCTAATCGCTATTAATTTAAACTTAGTCAGCAGGGTTAACCACCCAACTAATTTTTATGTATATATTTTATTCTTGACAACTCTTTATTTATTACTGAAAGAAAAACGGCATCAATTAAACCTAGAAAGCAGTATATTATCTAGTATTACAGGTACACTGTTGATAGGCTTAGTATTTGTTTACAGTTTTTTTCAAATTAACATTGGTTTTTTATTTTTATTTCCACCTTTACTATCTGGTTTTGGTACTGCCCTGTTAGCTTCTGGTTATAGAGGATTAAAGCAGTATAAAAGAGAGTTGTGGTTATTAGGATTTCTAACTATACGTAATTTTATGATTATGAATAAGTTAGATTTGACTATAGTCACAGCTAAATTCTCTACAGTTATTCTTTGGTATACAGGTTTTAAGGTCAATCGTTCAGGTGTTATGATACATCTACCAACTGGAAGTGTAGAAGTATATTCTGCATGTTCTGGAATTGATTTAATTATAGATTTATTAAGTTTAGCAGTACTATTTATTTATTTGTTCAATCTCAGCTGGCAGCAAAAAATTATGATACCTATAGTAGCTGCCTGCTTAGGATTTGTGGTTAATGGATTTAGAGTTGCATTAATGGCTATTTTAGTAGCGCAGGGAGATAAGGAAGCTTTTGAATATTGGCATCTTGGAGATGGTTCTTTAATATTTTCTATAGTGGCTAGTCTATTTTTATGTTGTTTCTGCTGGTTTTTACTAAGTAGGAATGAGAACGAAAGTAAAAATTCTATCAATTACTCAAAGTAA
- a CDS encoding glycosyltransferase, which yields MATGLVPIVSNLSCFQDYIQDGETGYFFNHRGNDAAQNLAAVFTHVIQNPEKISYMSMKAIQKASEYRYEKVADLYLADFKLLLKK from the coding sequence ATGGCAACTGGTCTAGTTCCAATAGTATCTAATTTATCTTGTTTTCAAGATTATATCCAAGATGGAGAAACAGGTTATTTCTTTAATCATCGTGGTAACGATGCAGCACAAAATTTAGCAGCAGTTTTTACCCATGTCATTCAAAACCCAGAAAAAATATCTTATATGAGTATGAAAGCCATTCAAAAAGCATCGGAATATAGATATGAGAAAGTTGCTGATTTATATCTTGCTGATTTTAAGCTTTTATTGAAAAAATAA
- a CDS encoding glycosyltransferase family 2 protein, with translation MLTKITPLILTYNEAPNIDRTLQHLSWAKTIIVIDSYSTDKTLNILSCYPQVKVFQRKFDTHAQQWNFGLEQVESQWVLSLDADYIVTDELITEIASLPTNGTVNGYAARFKYCIFGNPLRGTILPPRQVLFRKDKAIYIDDGHTQLLQLTGKSDMLSNYIHHDDRKPLSRWLWAQDRYMVIESKKLLETPASELSLGDRIRKQKVLAPFIILFYCLILKGGIWDGWPGWYYAFQRMLAEILLSIRLIELEKLHNKSTGID, from the coding sequence ATGTTAACAAAAATTACTCCCTTAATACTTACTTATAATGAAGCCCCAAATATTGATCGCACGCTGCAACATCTTAGCTGGGCTAAAACAATTATAGTTATTGATAGCTATAGCACAGACAAAACTTTGAACATATTATCTTGCTATCCCCAAGTTAAAGTTTTTCAAAGAAAATTTGATACTCACGCTCAACAGTGGAACTTCGGGTTAGAGCAAGTGGAATCTCAATGGGTACTTTCTTTAGATGCAGACTATATCGTTACAGATGAACTAATTACGGAAATTGCATCTTTGCCAACAAATGGAACAGTAAATGGCTATGCTGCCAGGTTTAAGTATTGCATTTTTGGTAACCCGTTGAGAGGGACAATACTTCCCCCACGCCAAGTTTTATTTCGTAAAGATAAAGCAATATATATAGATGATGGACACACTCAACTTTTGCAACTAACTGGCAAGTCTGATATGCTGTCCAATTATATACATCACGATGATCGCAAGCCCTTGAGTCGTTGGCTATGGGCGCAGGATCGTTATATGGTGATTGAAAGCAAAAAATTACTGGAAACGCCTGCTAGTGAACTGAGTTTAGGCGATCGCATCCGCAAACAAAAAGTTCTAGCTCCCTTCATCATCTTATTTTATTGCCTGATTCTTAAAGGTGGAATCTGGGACGGCTGGCCTGGTTGGTACTATGCTTTTCAACGAATGTTAGCCGAAATATTGTTATCTATTCGTTTAATTGAGTTGGAAAAATTACACAATAAATCAACTGGAATAGACTAA
- a CDS encoding carbohydrate-binding protein, with translation MTKNKISKFLLYAAIALVFSLSGITHGKFSIFEPLQPSVAASTSTIPSTAKAPWPVFQRVDALSFASRFGLQTVWGGYNERSEDPFSFLGVGQSQELTNAANGNYAIYNNLDLGSGVEALMLRVSLDSGTNSVEVLLDSLNGPVVGTCTINTTGLQTYRTVPCPLNSNLAKNTPDNDTRNLVIKFTGSNSNMRFNWFAFWAKDTVQKIDDIQKIQPDQVNKGAPVIPISGRPVRTQNLLPASSETLARSYGLWSPAKTGECPKWMHDTYWTKAEDGKVYPTWHPPVDFNPETDMYCTYGHEHGDDPRSSEVFNIVGMPAFGYVSEQQEVNSPSHARHEDHFGHKVLVANNWYMYNANNTSLKTTCDVTIKLHMGSHSPDALTNTAHEMFVGGKCDGEEPFNLKHFALFGKAGQFKEPETSLCSLFVVSGISPNPIDQPIGGVQRAIPTKECFVRGTQEEQLAGASARSSEFWLTGFAGGSFYFNLKNPSRFFDSSSATKITRTVDTCYISSHPMSKSLLCQEVLAAGSKVTWDDPRSPFRGTVNSNSHFSALAFADSPNSVIYTDAYGKKRKNCTRFLSGHYF, from the coding sequence ATGACAAAAAATAAAATTAGTAAGTTTTTACTATACGCTGCGATCGCGTTAGTATTCAGCTTATCTGGCATTACTCATGGTAAATTTTCTATTTTTGAACCACTGCAACCTTCAGTAGCGGCAAGTACATCAACTATTCCATCGACAGCAAAGGCACCTTGGCCAGTATTTCAGCGAGTAGATGCTCTCAGTTTTGCTTCTCGCTTTGGTCTACAGACAGTTTGGGGTGGTTATAACGAACGCAGCGAAGATCCATTTTCTTTTTTGGGTGTTGGACAGTCTCAAGAACTGACCAACGCTGCCAATGGCAACTATGCAATATACAACAACCTCGACTTAGGTAGTGGTGTCGAAGCTTTGATGCTACGTGTTTCCTTAGATTCAGGAACAAATAGTGTTGAAGTACTTTTGGACTCACTGAACGGCCCTGTAGTTGGAACTTGCACCATCAATACTACTGGTTTGCAAACCTACCGTACAGTTCCTTGCCCTTTGAATAGTAATCTGGCCAAAAACACGCCGGACAATGACACAAGAAACCTAGTCATCAAATTCACAGGCTCTAACAGCAATATGCGCTTTAATTGGTTTGCTTTCTGGGCTAAGGATACTGTGCAGAAAATAGACGATATCCAAAAAATCCAACCAGACCAAGTAAACAAAGGCGCTCCTGTTATACCCATTTCTGGCAGACCAGTGCGGACACAAAACCTACTACCAGCCAGTTCCGAAACCTTGGCTAGATCATACGGGTTGTGGTCTCCAGCCAAAACTGGGGAATGCCCTAAGTGGATGCACGACACCTACTGGACAAAAGCTGAAGATGGTAAGGTATACCCCACATGGCACCCGCCTGTAGACTTTAACCCAGAAACCGATATGTACTGTACATACGGACACGAGCATGGCGATGACCCACGCAGTTCTGAGGTATTTAATATTGTGGGTATGCCAGCATTTGGATATGTCAGCGAACAGCAAGAGGTTAATAGTCCATCTCACGCTAGGCATGAAGACCACTTTGGACACAAGGTTCTAGTTGCTAATAACTGGTATATGTACAACGCAAATAACACCAGCTTAAAAACTACTTGTGATGTGACTATAAAACTGCACATGGGAAGCCATTCCCCAGATGCCTTAACAAATACAGCTCATGAAATGTTTGTGGGTGGTAAATGCGATGGAGAGGAGCCTTTTAACTTAAAACATTTTGCCTTATTTGGTAAAGCTGGACAATTCAAAGAACCTGAAACCTCTTTGTGTAGTCTGTTTGTTGTTTCTGGTATTTCACCCAACCCTATTGATCAGCCTATAGGCGGTGTACAGAGAGCCATTCCCACTAAAGAATGTTTTGTGCGCGGTACACAGGAAGAACAGTTAGCTGGTGCTTCTGCTAGAAGTAGTGAGTTTTGGTTAACAGGGTTTGCAGGTGGCAGCTTCTACTTTAATCTTAAAAATCCTTCACGTTTCTTTGATTCTTCTTCCGCTACGAAAATTACCAGAACGGTTGATACTTGCTACATTTCTAGTCATCCCATGTCTAAGAGCCTATTGTGCCAAGAAGTTCTGGCGGCTGGAAGTAAAGTTACCTGGGATGACCCCCGTTCACCTT
- a CDS encoding YdcF family protein, with translation MKLLAYRLQKIWMFFLAGMILALLLTIPIKLAIAYYQTPKPQAILTLGGGSNREEFTALFAQYYPDMKIWVSSGKPLHKARAIFHTAGIVDSRLYLDYRAKDTVTNFTTLVDVFHQQQIQHLFLITSEFHMPRVKAIATIILGSRGIAFTPVPIQSQPTELESVFRILRDIARSLMWIITGYTGA, from the coding sequence ATGAAATTGTTAGCTTATCGACTCCAAAAAATTTGGATGTTTTTTCTGGCAGGTATGATTCTTGCTTTGCTACTTACGATACCGATAAAACTAGCGATCGCATATTACCAAACTCCCAAACCCCAAGCTATCTTAACTCTTGGTGGTGGTTCAAACCGAGAAGAATTTACTGCTTTATTTGCCCAATATTATCCAGATATGAAAATTTGGGTTTCTTCGGGTAAACCGCTACACAAAGCAAGGGCAATTTTTCACACCGCAGGTATTGTTGATAGTCGTCTTTATCTTGACTACCGTGCTAAGGATACTGTGACTAACTTTACTACCTTAGTTGATGTTTTCCACCAACAGCAGATACAACACCTATTCCTAATTACTTCTGAATTTCATATGCCTAGGGTCAAGGCGATCGCTACTATCATCCTTGGTAGTCGAGGTATTGCCTTTACTCCCGTCCCCATACAATCTCAGCCAACAGAACTAGAATCGGTTTTTCGCATTCTTCGTGATATTGCTCGCTCTCTCATGTGGATAATTACAGGTTATACAGGTGCATAA
- a CDS encoding glycosyltransferase: MLLQPKIVINQPRICQVVASINENVGGPAYSITNLAKALSQNNIYSHLFTLDYQLNGRQLPVESVELHSLIAKKLAIYVRGWQPSASNYLTQLASQELDLIHNHGLWMFPNLYARKAAVRNKIPLVISPRGMVESWSLNNSWYKKWPAWLLYEKHNLDNATAFHATSAEEVQSIRNLGYKQPVALIPNGVSIPTTNEQANRQVLAGIFPELAQKKMVAVPLKNPSEERLG, from the coding sequence ATGCTGTTGCAGCCTAAAATAGTAATTAATCAACCTCGAATTTGCCAAGTAGTGGCCAGCATTAACGAGAATGTCGGTGGACCTGCTTACTCTATCACAAATCTAGCAAAAGCTTTATCTCAAAACAATATATATTCACACTTATTCACTCTCGATTATCAATTAAATGGGCGACAACTTCCTGTTGAAAGTGTAGAATTACATAGTCTAATTGCTAAAAAACTAGCAATATATGTCAGAGGATGGCAACCATCAGCTAGTAATTATCTGACACAACTAGCATCACAAGAATTAGACCTAATTCATAATCATGGATTATGGATGTTTCCCAATCTTTATGCTCGCAAGGCGGCAGTTCGTAACAAAATACCTCTAGTTATTTCTCCTAGAGGTATGGTAGAATCATGGTCATTAAACAATAGCTGGTATAAAAAATGGCCTGCTTGGTTGTTATACGAGAAGCACAATTTAGATAATGCTACTGCTTTTCATGCAACCTCGGCTGAAGAAGTTCAGTCTATTCGCAACTTAGGATATAAACAACCAGTCGCGCTAATTCCCAATGGTGTTAGCATCCCTACAACTAATGAACAAGCTAATAGACAAGTATTAGCCGGAATATTTCCTGAACTAGCACAAAAAAAAATGGTTGCTGTTCCTCTCAAGAATCCATCCGAAGAAAGGCTTGGATAA
- a CDS encoding HpsJ family protein has translation MAETNIRESNTSESNARETDIREFVELEFTKLSKLVGNIQPLLELVNLWRFLGYGMLLLAFLDLIDIFVPPSFMNPTWEFQTMGRLVNQVGIPLIGLLFVFSGKLAKRARWESGILALLSRLSLLVALLYLLLIPLGVVNTIRLYNTNLEQIKTGYEQRLSQANQVEEQLNKTSPTDIDNLIKRQGGSLNGRSPEDVKNQILSQLNQTKQQLKTQKETNQSSVTFNLLKNSVRWNIGALISAVLFILIWKETRWARKKSA, from the coding sequence ATGGCTGAAACAAACATTCGTGAATCTAATACTAGTGAATCTAATGCTCGTGAAACAGACATCCGTGAATTTGTTGAGTTAGAATTCACCAAACTAAGTAAACTGGTAGGGAATATACAACCTCTGCTAGAACTAGTTAATCTTTGGCGTTTTCTTGGCTACGGTATGCTGTTGTTGGCATTTTTAGACTTAATTGATATTTTTGTGCCACCAAGCTTCATGAATCCTACTTGGGAATTCCAAACTATGGGAAGGTTGGTAAACCAAGTGGGAATACCATTAATTGGATTACTTTTTGTCTTTTCTGGTAAGTTAGCCAAAAGAGCCAGATGGGAATCAGGTATTTTGGCATTATTATCTCGTTTAAGTTTGTTAGTTGCATTGTTATACTTGCTGCTAATTCCTTTAGGCGTGGTTAACACAATACGTTTGTATAACACTAACCTTGAGCAAATTAAGACTGGCTATGAACAAAGACTGTCTCAAGCTAATCAGGTTGAAGAGCAACTAAATAAAACTTCACCCACAGACATAGATAATTTAATTAAGCGCCAAGGTGGTTCATTAAATGGTAGAAGTCCTGAAGATGTTAAAAATCAAATTCTTTCACAACTCAATCAAACCAAGCAACAACTCAAAACTCAAAAGGAAACAAATCAGTCTTCTGTAACGTTCAATTTATTGAAAAACTCTGTAAGATGGAATATAGGAGCGTTAATATCCGCAGTTTTGTTTATTCTGATTTGGAAGGAAACACGCTGGGCTAGAAAAAAATCAGCGTAG
- a CDS encoding glycosyltransferase — protein sequence MKQPSSKSKYHFHLWFPALFNSTGGIQRYSSLCLTAFQSLYPDCVYDIVIKHDTGVPPKSANLCFHTAGNWPLALRTPALAAQMIGLGLQQRPKLIFSTHPNFSVTANLLKKLIGIPYWVAAHGIDAWDIQNPLVKKALENADLILAVSSYTRDRLLQEQKLQPEKVVVLPNTFNADNFQIAPKPDHLLKQYGLNPQQPVILTVTRLSQSPQRCKGYDKILQALPQIRQAIPDVHYVLVGEGNDRARIEQLIVKLQLQDCVTLAGYIPDQELRDYYNLCDLFAMPSKGEGFGIVHLEAMACGKPTLGGNQDGAVDALCQGELGALVDPDNIEVIAQTIIQILRGEYPNSLMYQPEELRNRVITKFGFDHFQESIGYYFEKQFK from the coding sequence ATTAAACAGCCCTCTAGCAAAAGTAAATACCACTTTCATCTTTGGTTTCCTGCCCTATTCAACTCAACAGGGGGGATTCAGCGTTACTCTTCTTTGTGTTTAACAGCATTTCAAAGTCTTTACCCTGATTGTGTCTACGATATTGTGATTAAACATGATACAGGCGTACCACCAAAATCAGCTAATTTATGTTTTCATACGGCTGGTAATTGGCCTTTAGCCTTACGTACTCCAGCCCTTGCGGCTCAAATGATTGGTCTTGGGCTTCAGCAACGTCCCAAATTGATTTTTTCCACCCATCCCAACTTTAGTGTTACTGCTAACTTGTTGAAAAAGTTAATAGGCATTCCCTACTGGGTTGCAGCACATGGTATTGATGCTTGGGATATCCAAAATCCCCTAGTTAAGAAAGCCCTAGAAAATGCTGACTTGATTTTAGCCGTAAGTAGCTATACGCGCGATCGCCTTTTGCAAGAACAAAAACTACAGCCAGAGAAAGTTGTAGTTCTACCCAATACCTTCAATGCTGATAATTTTCAAATTGCACCTAAGCCGGATCATCTCCTCAAACAATATGGCTTAAATCCTCAGCAACCAGTTATTCTTACTGTTACCCGTCTTTCCCAATCACCACAAAGGTGTAAGGGCTATGACAAAATTTTGCAAGCTTTGCCTCAAATTCGTCAAGCTATTCCCGATGTGCATTATGTTTTAGTGGGGGAAGGAAATGACCGCGCCAGAATTGAACAGTTAATAGTCAAACTACAACTCCAAGACTGTGTAACCTTAGCTGGCTATATCCCTGATCAAGAACTGCGGGATTATTATAATCTTTGTGATCTTTTTGCCATGCCCAGTAAGGGTGAAGGCTTTGGCATAGTTCACCTAGAAGCTATGGCCTGTGGTAAACCTACTCTGGGAGGTAATCAGGATGGAGCAGTTGATGCTCTTTGCCAAGGAGAATTAGGCGCACTGGTTGACCCAGATAATATAGAAGTGATCGCTCAAACTATAATTCAAATATTACGAGGGGAATATCCTAATTCCCTTATGTACCAACCAGAAGAATTAAGAAATAGAGTAATTACCAAATTTGGTTTTGACCACTTTCAAGAGAGCATTGGTTATTACTTTGAAAAACAGTTTAAATAA